The Aureispira anguillae genome contains a region encoding:
- a CDS encoding NADAR family protein, whose amino-acid sequence MAKYNIEWLLKEVSTQKRIKYVFFWGHQAQKDGQIGASCLSQWFDSPASFVVDGINYQTAEHWMMVEKARLFNDEEMVERILNSSSAAKAKKLGRLVHNFDAKVWDQHAFDIVKQGSIYKFGQNPQLKEYLLQTGSRVLVEASPLDAIWGIGLSREHEHACQPSFWRGKNLLGFALMEARDVLLKAG is encoded by the coding sequence ATGGCAAAATACAATATAGAATGGCTTCTAAAAGAAGTCTCAACTCAAAAACGTATTAAGTATGTCTTCTTTTGGGGGCATCAAGCCCAAAAAGATGGTCAGATAGGGGCGTCGTGTTTGAGTCAATGGTTTGACTCACCAGCTTCATTTGTTGTCGATGGAATTAACTATCAAACAGCTGAGCATTGGATGATGGTAGAAAAAGCTAGATTGTTTAACGATGAGGAGATGGTGGAACGCATATTGAATAGCAGTTCGGCTGCAAAAGCTAAAAAATTAGGTCGTTTGGTACATAATTTTGATGCTAAGGTATGGGACCAACATGCTTTTGATATTGTTAAACAAGGGTCTATTTATAAGTTTGGGCAGAATCCTCAATTAAAGGAATACTTGCTCCAAACGGGCAGTAGGGTATTGGTGGAGGCTAGCCCATTGGATGCAATATGGGGGATAGGCTTATCCAGAGAACACGAACATGCCTGCCAACCCAGTTTTTGGAGGGGGAAAAACCTCTTGGGGTTTGCCTTGATGGAGGCTAGAGATGTTTTGCTAAAAGCAGGATGA
- a CDS encoding Maf family nucleotide pyrophosphatase encodes MQRIKPHLLLASKSPRRKQLLNELGFDFDVVLQDVVEDFPEDLPKAQVPEFLAQKKAQAVRGHLEKGKVILASDTIVLMGDTIYHKPKDYEDAVRILSELSGKVHQVITGVCLLSLEKEVVFSDVAKVHFAPISLEEIDFYVKKFQPYDKAGAYAIQEWIGLAKIQKIEGAYNSIVGLPTQKVYDALSNF; translated from the coding sequence ATGCAAAGAATAAAACCTCATTTATTATTAGCATCCAAATCGCCTAGAAGAAAACAACTATTAAATGAACTAGGATTTGACTTTGATGTAGTGCTTCAAGATGTCGTTGAAGATTTTCCAGAGGATTTGCCCAAAGCACAAGTACCCGAATTTTTAGCTCAAAAAAAAGCACAAGCTGTTCGAGGGCATTTAGAAAAAGGAAAAGTTATTTTAGCTTCCGACACCATTGTATTGATGGGAGACACGATTTATCACAAACCGAAGGATTATGAAGATGCGGTTCGCATTTTGAGTGAATTATCGGGTAAGGTACACCAAGTTATTACAGGGGTTTGTTTATTGAGTTTAGAAAAAGAAGTTGTTTTCTCAGATGTTGCTAAGGTTCACTTTGCGCCCATATCCCTAGAGGAAATTGATTTTTATGTCAAAAAATTTCAACCCTATGACAAAGCAGGCGCTTATGCCATTCAGGAATGGATAGGCTTGGCTAAAATCCAAAAAATAGAAGGTGCTTACAATAGTATTGTTGGTTTGCCTACCCAAAAAGTTTATGATGCTTTGAGCAATTTTTAA
- the era gene encoding GTPase Era translates to MEKPHRSGFVNIIGRPNVGKSTLMNALVGERMSIITNKPQTTRHRIIGIVSDEDYQVVFSDTPGFIKDPSYEMQSSMNKFVSTSFKDADIMVLVVDVTETYDNDNPLFKKLAGVEVPLFLVLNKVDLIDQPTLFKKIVEWKDKANFKEIIPIAALHKRGTEELFGFILDNLPIGPVYYSKDQFTDRPERFFVSEIIREKILMNYYQEIPYSCEVVVDAFQEDPNPKKNLVRIHATIFVGRESQKNIIIGKKGAAIKKLGINARYAIEKFLDKKIYLELFVKVKDNWRNDDKMLKSFGYKE, encoded by the coding sequence ATGGAAAAGCCGCATCGTTCAGGTTTTGTGAATATTATTGGGCGTCCCAATGTAGGGAAGTCTACGTTAATGAATGCTTTGGTTGGGGAGCGTATGTCTATTATTACCAACAAGCCTCAAACGACTCGTCATCGTATTATTGGAATTGTAAGTGATGAAGACTATCAAGTTGTTTTCTCAGATACTCCAGGGTTTATAAAGGATCCTTCTTACGAGATGCAGTCTAGTATGAATAAGTTTGTCTCGACTTCTTTTAAAGACGCTGATATTATGGTCTTGGTGGTAGATGTAACAGAAACTTATGACAACGATAACCCTTTGTTTAAGAAATTAGCAGGAGTGGAAGTGCCTTTGTTTTTGGTATTAAACAAGGTTGATTTAATTGATCAACCAACCTTGTTCAAGAAAATAGTGGAATGGAAAGACAAGGCTAATTTTAAGGAAATTATTCCAATTGCTGCTTTGCACAAAAGAGGAACGGAAGAACTTTTTGGCTTTATCTTAGATAATCTTCCGATTGGTCCTGTTTATTATTCAAAAGACCAATTTACGGATCGCCCAGAACGCTTTTTTGTCTCTGAAATTATCAGAGAAAAAATTCTAATGAACTACTACCAAGAAATCCCTTATTCTTGTGAGGTAGTCGTGGATGCTTTTCAAGAAGATCCCAATCCTAAGAAAAATTTGGTGCGGATACATGCTACGATTTTTGTAGGTAGAGAGAGCCAAAAAAACATTATCATAGGTAAGAAAGGAGCCGCTATAAAAAAATTAGGAATCAATGCTCGCTATGCCATCGAAAAATTCTTAGACAAGAAAATCTACTTGGAATTATTTGTCAAGGTTAAAGACAATTGGAGAAATGACGATAAAATGCTAAAGAGCTTTGGATATAAAGAATAA
- a CDS encoding hemopexin repeat-containing protein, translating into MNKFCALNHPEGKNFIYFFYKSQYYKYDWEIDRVVDGYPKSIRLWEGLPIDGVDAALNHPTEKDKYIYFFKEGTCFLYDWNLDKVIKKKPITDFWNGLPSSGIDAALNHPKQSTRYVYFFAGNHYYKYDWAAKKMVDGYPKSTKAKWSGYPNNSVHAAVNHPKNKDKVYLFLGTWYFRYDWEKDAVDPDYPSKIRAAWKGLTMYPLWKFTPTHLEIIKPEEYQDDPYLAAIYWRTALGIKGSTKVQLLTTYKQLGQDVPVGKKIEIPFDANLTVIEEENIFGYNVPHEADIPVSVMGYFLIGMDKDFSPHNVLDFTMKELEGLFKAALEKHFESMDWLSNVGGVPNHEMFKIALKNVLKDRQQPPLPSNSGISQTVADWLADELVGNGELILMNIDPALSSLVQLSTDRPFPLQEATKVISLEKIGKYEVTFKIERLP; encoded by the coding sequence ATGAATAAGTTTTGTGCATTAAATCATCCTGAAGGAAAGAATTTTATTTATTTTTTTTATAAAAGTCAGTATTACAAATACGACTGGGAGATTGACAGAGTCGTTGATGGTTATCCTAAATCAATTAGATTATGGGAAGGATTGCCCATTGATGGAGTAGATGCTGCCTTAAATCATCCAACGGAAAAAGATAAATATATATATTTTTTCAAGGAAGGTACTTGTTTTTTATACGATTGGAACCTAGATAAAGTAATTAAGAAAAAACCAATTACCGATTTTTGGAATGGGCTGCCTAGTAGTGGGATTGATGCCGCTCTGAATCATCCCAAACAAAGCACTCGGTATGTTTATTTTTTTGCAGGAAATCATTATTATAAATACGATTGGGCAGCGAAAAAAATGGTTGATGGGTACCCTAAATCAACGAAAGCCAAATGGAGTGGCTATCCTAATAATTCAGTTCATGCTGCTGTTAATCATCCAAAGAATAAGGATAAAGTCTATTTATTTTTAGGAACTTGGTATTTTAGATACGATTGGGAAAAGGATGCAGTAGATCCTGATTATCCGTCCAAAATTAGAGCTGCATGGAAAGGCTTAACCATGTATCCACTTTGGAAATTCACCCCGACGCATTTAGAAATTATAAAACCAGAAGAATATCAAGACGATCCATATCTAGCAGCTATTTATTGGCGAACAGCATTGGGCATAAAAGGGAGTACAAAAGTTCAATTGTTAACTACTTATAAACAATTGGGGCAAGATGTTCCTGTGGGTAAGAAAATCGAAATACCATTTGATGCTAATTTAACCGTTATAGAAGAAGAAAACATCTTTGGTTATAATGTGCCGCATGAAGCAGATATTCCTGTTAGTGTTATGGGGTATTTTTTAATTGGCATGGATAAGGATTTTTCTCCACATAATGTCTTAGATTTTACAATGAAAGAATTGGAAGGGTTATTTAAAGCAGCCTTAGAAAAACATTTTGAGTCGATGGATTGGCTGTCTAATGTTGGAGGAGTTCCCAATCATGAAATGTTTAAGATAGCACTAAAAAATGTATTAAAAGATCGACAGCAACCCCCATTGCCATCTAATAGTGGAATTTCTCAAACCGTAGCCGATTGGTTGGCCGATGAGTTGGTCGGTAATGGAGAGTTAATACTAATGAATATTGATCCAGCCTTATCTAGTTTAGTGCAACTATCAACGGATAGACCATTTCCGCTTCAAGAAGCAACAAAGGTGATCTCCTTGGAAAAGATTGGAAAGTATGAGGTGACGTTTAAAATTGAGCGTCTGCCTTAA
- a CDS encoding NfeD family protein gives MTTKFFGAIGAIFLMGYLGTFIGWWGIALVAGIVGFVLQIQSGLSFFSGFLGGALFFGFYAYLLDSANESQLSTMMAEVLTFHPFWPTVAIGAILGGLGMLTGKYARDAFGGEQRAPKYRGKYR, from the coding sequence ATGACTACAAAATTTTTTGGAGCTATTGGAGCTATTTTTCTCATGGGATATTTGGGAACTTTTATTGGATGGTGGGGAATAGCCTTGGTGGCAGGAATAGTTGGATTTGTGCTTCAAATTCAAAGTGGACTTAGTTTTTTTAGTGGTTTTTTGGGCGGAGCCTTATTTTTTGGGTTTTATGCCTATTTATTAGATAGTGCGAATGAAAGCCAATTGTCAACCATGATGGCAGAGGTATTGACTTTTCATCCTTTTTGGCCAACTGTAGCAATTGGTGCTATACTAGGAGGGCTAGGTATGTTGACTGGAAAATACGCTAGAGATGCATTTGGAGGAGAACAAAGAGCTCCTAAGTATAGGGGAAAATATAGATAG